A portion of the Caenorhabditis elegans chromosome III genome contains these proteins:
- the Y53G8AR.8 gene encoding ATP synthase subunit s-like protein (Confirmed by transcript evidence), translated as MNRVYCTARSFRTSVKSNGWVHKWSRFKRWQEMQAAHVENVQEKQRNKNFIRLPTGLYITPERPDDLNPKKAPADMTRKDTGQLPMELLTWHTQMRYVDHSIDNIKRYRRYKKVIPERLLFLGPDLAAAHFLVHRGAAVKFVGDDNWYKKDKWNRYSLPGRKVDNLFIEAIDASGTQIMFEGLENLENLQKLRLLRLANSEYVDDWCIGRIGGLLPNLEMLDLSGCHRISSKGLMGLKASKNLKFLRLEGLSGIRNLGKSALILEDLLPKLQILGMDYELSFRQIEAENRLLEQERVVLDGRGNAFVEDDNSRLFLVMSTSSDDKAVTDDHDNPIMTSTVRREIPKMDDAEFEEINALSGGKLRHLLVGSPSGYEWTETTERILEHEAELNLTDNVITDPKMLPRGKRPEFELPEHRSRLEDAKAQFLKEFGDFEENSDKEQLKSH; from the exons ATGAACCGGGTCTATTGCACCGCGCGAAGCTTCAGAACAAGTGTAAAATCGAACGGATGGGTACATAAATGGTCGAGATTCAAGCGGTGGCAGGAAATGCAGGCGGCACATGTGGAAAATGTGCAGGAAAAGCAGAGGAATAAGAATTTTATTCGATTACCGACGGGACTGTATATTACACCGGAAAGACCCGATGATT taaatcCCAAAAAAGCGCCAGCAGACATGACACGGAAGGATACTGGACAGTTGCCGATGGAGCTGCTGACGTGGCACACACAAATGCGCTACGTAGATCATTCAATCGATAATATTAAACGATATCGGAGATATAAAAA agtaATCCCCGAAAGACTACTTTTCCTCGGGCCCGACCTGGCGGCGGCTCATTTTCTGGTACACAGAGGTGCGGCGGTGAAGTTTGTCGGCGATGATAATTGGTATAAGAAGGATAAGTGGAAT AGATACAGTCTGCCGGGCCGAAAAGTCGACAATCTCTTCATCGAAGCAATCGACGCCTCGGGCACCCAAATAATGTTCGAAGGgcttgaaaatctggaaaatctccaaaaacttCGGCTTCTCCGCCTGGCGAACAGCGAATATGTCGATGATTGGTGTATTGGAAGGATCGGAGGACTTCTACCGAATCTTGAAATGCTTGATCTATCCGGATGTCATCGAATCTCATCTAAAGGCCTAATGGGCCTAAAagcctcaaaaaatttgaaatttctacgTCTGGAAGGGCTCTCGGGCATTCGGAATCTGGGAAAATCTGCTCTAATCCTTGAGGATTTACTcccaaaacttcaaattcttGGAATGGATTATGAGCTTAGTTTTAGACAAATTGAGGCCGAAAATAGGCTTTTGGAGCAGGAAAGAGTCGTTCTTGATGGCCGAGGAAATGCTTTTGTGGAAGATGATAATTCTCGGCTTTTTCTGGTTATGTCTACGTCATCAGATGATAAAGCGGTCACTGATGATCATGATAACCCGATTATGACCAGTACTGTGAGGAG agaaattccCAAAATGGACGACGCCGAATTCGAAGAGATTAACGCGTTGAGCGGTGGAAAATTGAGACATTTACTCGTCGGATCGCCAAGTGGATATGAATGGactgaaact accgAGCGAATTCTGGAGCACGAAGCCGAGCTTAATCTCACCGATAACGTCATCACTGACCCGAAAATGCTCCCACGTGGCAAACGGCCGGAATTCGAGCTCCCCGAGCATCGGAGCCGACTAGAAGACGCgaaagctcaatttttgaaggaatttggagattttgaggaaaattccGACAAAGAACAGCTGAAAAGTcattaa
- the Y53G8AR.8 gene encoding ATP synthase subunit s-like protein (Confirmed by transcript evidence) has translation MNRVYCTARSFRTSVKSNGWVHKWSRFKRWQEMQAAHVENVQEKQRNKNFIRLPTGLYITPERPDDLNPKKAPADMTRKDTGQLPMELLTWHTQMRYVDHSIDNIKRYRRYKKFQHMQYDQRVIPERLLFLGPDLAAAHFLVHRGAAVKFVGDDNWYKKDKWNRYSLPGRKVDNLFIEAIDASGTQIMFEGLENLENLQKLRLLRLANSEYVDDWCIGRIGGLLPNLEMLDLSGCHRISSKGLMGLKASKNLKFLRLEGLSGIRNLGKSALILEDLLPKLQILGMDYELSFRQIEAENRLLEQERVVLDGRGNAFVEDDNSRLFLVMSTSSDDKAVTDDHDNPIMTSTVRREIPKMDDAEFEEINALSGGKLRHLLVGSPSGYEWTETTERILEHEAELNLTDNVITDPKMLPRGKRPEFELPEHRSRLEDAKAQFLKEFGDFEENSDKEQLKSH, from the exons ATGAACCGGGTCTATTGCACCGCGCGAAGCTTCAGAACAAGTGTAAAATCGAACGGATGGGTACATAAATGGTCGAGATTCAAGCGGTGGCAGGAAATGCAGGCGGCACATGTGGAAAATGTGCAGGAAAAGCAGAGGAATAAGAATTTTATTCGATTACCGACGGGACTGTATATTACACCGGAAAGACCCGATGATT taaatcCCAAAAAAGCGCCAGCAGACATGACACGGAAGGATACTGGACAGTTGCCGATGGAGCTGCTGACGTGGCACACACAAATGCGCTACGTAGATCATTCAATCGATAATATTAAACGATATCGGAGATATAAAAAGTTTCAGCATATGCAATATGATCAGAG agtaATCCCCGAAAGACTACTTTTCCTCGGGCCCGACCTGGCGGCGGCTCATTTTCTGGTACACAGAGGTGCGGCGGTGAAGTTTGTCGGCGATGATAATTGGTATAAGAAGGATAAGTGGAAT AGATACAGTCTGCCGGGCCGAAAAGTCGACAATCTCTTCATCGAAGCAATCGACGCCTCGGGCACCCAAATAATGTTCGAAGGgcttgaaaatctggaaaatctccaaaaacttCGGCTTCTCCGCCTGGCGAACAGCGAATATGTCGATGATTGGTGTATTGGAAGGATCGGAGGACTTCTACCGAATCTTGAAATGCTTGATCTATCCGGATGTCATCGAATCTCATCTAAAGGCCTAATGGGCCTAAAagcctcaaaaaatttgaaatttctacgTCTGGAAGGGCTCTCGGGCATTCGGAATCTGGGAAAATCTGCTCTAATCCTTGAGGATTTACTcccaaaacttcaaattcttGGAATGGATTATGAGCTTAGTTTTAGACAAATTGAGGCCGAAAATAGGCTTTTGGAGCAGGAAAGAGTCGTTCTTGATGGCCGAGGAAATGCTTTTGTGGAAGATGATAATTCTCGGCTTTTTCTGGTTATGTCTACGTCATCAGATGATAAAGCGGTCACTGATGATCATGATAACCCGATTATGACCAGTACTGTGAGGAG agaaattccCAAAATGGACGACGCCGAATTCGAAGAGATTAACGCGTTGAGCGGTGGAAAATTGAGACATTTACTCGTCGGATCGCCAAGTGGATATGAATGGactgaaact accgAGCGAATTCTGGAGCACGAAGCCGAGCTTAATCTCACCGATAACGTCATCACTGACCCGAAAATGCTCCCACGTGGCAAACGGCCGGAATTCGAGCTCCCCGAGCATCGGAGCCGACTAGAAGACGCgaaagctcaatttttgaaggaatttggagattttgaggaaaattccGACAAAGAACAGCTGAAAAGTcattaa
- the Y53G8AR.6 gene encoding SAP domain-containing protein (Confirmed by transcript evidence) translates to MVLSVADAKKLTVPRLKEELASRGLDNTGNKPELLARLTESIEQAADELLGDAGITSDTHLLSDDILNDDILDAPSVGDESEADKLLGSVDGAEEHKTDKSEGEEKHEVHLIDKKIDEVTAETDKRARAIRFGLPVTAEDLGSDGAKAARAKRFDLPEDSKRLTSNDAKASRAERFGITPKTPAADDKLAARAARFGIPVGGAASASASKNAPNSEGKAAKLAARAKRFGGEIDDEEMEAKKKARMERFGTSN, encoded by the exons ATGGTTCTTAGCGTCGCCGATGCCAAGAAATTGACAGTTCCACGTCTGAAGGAGGAACTCGCCAGCCGTGGGCTCGATAACACCGGAAACAAGCCGGAGCTGTTGGCAAGGCTCACAGAAAGCATTGAGCAG gcaGCCGACGAGCTTCTGGGCGACGCTGGAATCACATCTGACACTCATTTATTATCAGATGATATTCTAAATGATGATATTCTCGATGCTCCGAGTGTTGGAGACGAATCTGAAGCTGATAAGCTTCTGGGATCAGTTGACGGAGCAGAAGAGCACAAAACAGATAAATCCGAGGGAGAAGAGAAGCATGAAGTTCATttaattgataagaaaatcgATGAAGTTACTGCAGAAACTGATAAAAGAGCCCGTGCCATACGATTTGGGCTCCCCGTCACTGCTGAAGACCTCGGCTCGGATGGAGCTAAGGCTGCCAGGGCTAAGAG atttgaTCTCCCAGAAGACTCAAAACGACTAACATCAAATGACGCGAAGGCTTCACGTGCTGAAAGATTCGGAATTACCCCAAAAACGCCTGCCGCTGATGATAAGCTGGCCGCCCGTGCCGCCCGTTTTGGAATTCCAGTTGGTGGAGCAGCTTCAGCTTCAGCTtcgaaaaatgctccaaattctGAGGGAAAAGCTGCAAAATTGGCTGCTCGAGCCAAACGATTCGGTGGTGAAATTGATGATGAGGAGATGGAAGCAAAGAAAAAAGCAAGAATGGAACGATTTGGAACatctaattaa
- the Y53G8AR.5 gene encoding RING-type domain-containing protein (Confirmed by transcript evidence): protein MESADGEIEALCSIWDGVHVESKLEASRRYLKHKIKSLEDESTSASVLIEMTVSEGYPAVSPTVTLSNPRGIGEPEFRELQRQIQEIIEQNSDEMPIICQIFQHCSDFLTENQHQNMDCSICLICLASSPIIVTACDHFMHFACFNRYLTECLTGLRQEIQDAQKHMKEQVETNIFCPVCRAQLTDSNTIHNYRENVQLMIKNCKKNQKTLKNKKRRSSTTTEDVQKTIKRWHEEQRKLSKIYEKQKEKGGIIDIEEEKKRRQFFIETTTNEETDEAESTDIAENID from the exons atggAGTCTGCAGACGGTGAAATTGAAGCCCTATGCAGTATTTGGGATGGAGTCCACGTGGAGTCCAAATTAGAAGCTTCTCGGCGATATTTAAAGCATAAAATTAAATCATTGGAAGATGAATCCACGTCTGCATCggttttaattgaaatgaCCGTCTCTGAAGGG TACCCAGCGGTTTCGCCTACCGTAACCCTGTCGAATCCACGTGGAATCGGTGAACCGGAGTTTCGAGAGCTTCAGAGGCAAATTCAAGAGATTATTGAGCAAAATAGTGATGAAATGCCAATTATTTGCcagatttttcag cactgCTCCGACTTTTTAACGGAAAATCAGCACCAAAATATGGATTGTTCGATTTGTCTGATTTGCCTCGCTTCATCTCCAATTATCGTCACCGCCTGCGACCATTTTATGCATTTCGCGTGTTTTAATCGATATTTGACGGAATGTTTGACGGGGTTGAGACAAGAGATTCAGGATGCCCAGAAACATATGAAGGAGCAAGTGGAAAcg aacatcttCTGCCCTGTTTGCCGTGCTCAACTCACCGATTCCAACACAATTCACAACTATcgggaaaatgttcaattaatgattaaaaattgtaaaaagaatcagaaaacgctgaaaaataaGAAGCGGAGATCAAGTACGACGACGGAAGACGtgcaaaaaactataaaaag ATGGCACGAAGAACAacgaaaattgtcgaaaatctACGAGAAACAGAAGGAAAAAGGTGGAATTATCGATATTGAAGAGGAGAAAAAACGCCGGCAATTCTTCATTGAAACCACCACAAATGAGGAGACGGATGAAGCTGAAAGTACAgatattgctgaaaatattgattaa